A genomic segment from Vicinamibacterales bacterium encodes:
- the rfbC gene encoding dTDP-4-dehydrorhamnose 3,5-epimerase has translation MKFTESRVPGAWIIDITAIHDDRGFFAMTWLPDEFRKRGIEPALAQCNLAFNHKRGTLRGMHFQKAPHAQAKIIRCTRGALLDVIVDLRPESPAYCQWEAVELSADNHRMLYMPEGIAHGYLTLTDDVEAYYHASTPWEPKAESGVRWDDPAFAIAWPFAPAVISGKDAGWPDYTRVA, from the coding sequence ATGAAGTTCACCGAATCACGCGTCCCCGGCGCCTGGATCATCGACATCACGGCGATCCACGACGACCGCGGGTTCTTCGCGATGACGTGGCTGCCCGACGAGTTCCGCAAGCGCGGGATTGAGCCGGCGCTCGCGCAGTGCAACCTCGCCTTCAACCACAAGCGCGGGACGCTGCGCGGCATGCATTTCCAGAAGGCGCCGCACGCCCAGGCCAAGATCATCCGCTGCACCCGCGGCGCCCTGCTCGACGTGATTGTCGACCTGCGCCCCGAGTCCCCGGCCTATTGCCAGTGGGAAGCGGTGGAACTGAGCGCCGACAACCATCGCATGCTCTACATGCCCGAAGGCATCGCTCACGGTTACCTGACGCTGACCGATGACGTGGAGGCGTACTACCATGCCTCGACGCCGTGGGAGCCGAAGGCCGAATCGGGCGTGCGGTGGGACGATCCGGCGTTCGCGATCGCCTGGCCGTTTGCGCCCGCAGTGATCTCCGGCAAGGACGCCGGCTGGCCGGACTACACGCGCGTCGCGTAG